CTTTGATATTGTTTTATATTTGCATGCAAGACTTCTGACTTTGGGAATTGTCAGTATATAAAATAGATAAATGTATTCTCATTAAGCGTTTACTTTAATTCAACCCATAAAAAAAGGATTATCGAGCGTTTACTTTGTTTAAATAACTATTGCTAAATCAGTTTGAGGACTGACTAATTTAAAAATTGCATAGTTAATTACAATGTCAATGCTACTGTGTTTTGTTTACCAATTCAATAATTGCTGAAGTAGTACAAAAATTATGCTTTCAGGTGATGTTGCTAACTTAGAGTTCTAGGTTGTATTTGGGCAAATATAGTTGTTGAATAACAAGAACGTGGCAAGACTAAGTCCGGTCCATTGTCTACGATCTGAGGTATTATCATTAATTGAATCTCATTGTTTGTTATCAGGCTGCTATTACTTGACTCTGATTTTTACCTTCTTTCAACCTGTGAGCCGACAAATCTTAAAAGTATTGGGAAAATGAGTAAACCTTTGGGGCTCATAATCAGTGGTATAGCCGTATAGGGGTCCTCGAAATCgattataaaaattagatgaATACAAAAAAGTGGAGGGGCCATGACATTCTTTCTTAtaaatttcacattttttataatttttctaaaaaaatgcagtatgatatataatttatgGTGTATTGTTCACTATACATAGTTTTTTTTGATGTTAATGGTGTCATTGTTACTTTCTTTGTCCGTTTGATGATGCTACAACCCACAATTGGACaagtataaaaaaaatggttgagacattaaaattatatgaataCATTTAAAAGTAAAGAGAAGTTGTACAAATAAGAATTTAAATAAGTAACAGGATATTatccaaaatacaaatattgtaaagtaaatgagacgaaccaaaataaaaaaatatatacaagcTATTGGGAAAAGTGAGTAAAATAGAAGACCATAGAATTGTTTTTCAACTTTATAAGTATAAttgttttttcaattaattttcttaacattTTAATAGGAaatgaataaaagaaaattaaatggtAAAAGGGACAAGAAAGGAACCAAATTTCTTACTTTGAACATAGGCCTAAGCTTTGAATATTCCAATGGTTGTTGATTTGGGTGGTTGGGGATATATGGTTACTTATTAAATACATAATTAGTAACTTAGTAACAGAATCATTTTAAATACATAATTTGATCTTTTATCCTGAAAAATTAACTATTCAAGATTTAAAAAGGGCGTCATTCTAAATTATGATTTTgagaaattataattataaaaaattacacagtcattataaaaatggaaaaaattggAATAGAAATGATAAGCAAGTAGCATGTAATTACAATTTTTATGCGCACTTGCTAGGAAGAGTAGGAGTCATCTGGTTCAAATTAGTTGttataatttttggtttcaCGCTATTTAATGTCTTGTTTTGAGCGTTGCTAtctgtatatgtacatattttaaattataaaaagttgatattataaaattatttattgagaGGAATTAAACAGAATCTCACcgtatatgtttttttaatggTTTCTTATGAAGTACATAAAGAATAAGAACTTTAACATTATTAATCAACAAATGATCGGTATACTACCAACTACCAAGCAGAAACGAAGAAAGAAAGTAAGATCATTGAGGAAAGGAGATGGTTAATGCAATCATTGAACCATAACAATTTGCTAGGAAATGAAATGAAAGTGCAATTAACAAACTGACCTTAACGTGATTAATTGTAGCCTTAAATTGATATATTATCCCCTTAATTAAAGAGATGACTTATCACCTAAAAGTGATAACTTTTGTTGctaaattgattatttattgCTTATAATTActcattttaaggttatttaagaTGACCTTAACgtgattacttataacgttaaagtaaTGACTAACCACCTTAAAGTGATGATTTATCACCTTAAATTGATGACttacattattaaattttagaaaatacATAGCACAAATCTATCGGagaccaaaataaaaatgaaaatattgatGAAGAACAGGAAGAATGATAAGAACCAGAAGAATACTAGACCTAAAATGGTTGTGAAGTCAACAAACCTGTAAAAACAATTACAGTAGGGTCTAAAGTTTTAATCTTTATCCTTAGAAATCACCCACGACCAATGGTAAGGGTGTTCAATGCAAtgaaacaacacttcaataataAGCAATGAGAAACAATACGAAACaaagcaaaatcaaaaacataagatttacgaggttcacctCAATGTGGGTTACGTCATTGGTGGTGGTTAACTTGCTTGATTATGTGAAGAAATaatggagttctcaagaactctTACAAAGAAATATTACACTTGGAGAAGATCAAAGAAAATGGGTTTGTGTTTAGCTAGGGTTTTTAATCCACATTGGAGGGAGTGTATGAGACTCCTATTTATAGTCGAAGTTGTATACAAATGATTGGGCAAGAGCCCACATTAAAACATTCCAGTAAAACTTATCGCACAAGAAAACAGAGTGCATTCTGGACCCTCGCTCGATCGGTCGAGCGAAATAGCCTTGGTCGAGCGGCTTAAATTCCAGTCGAGCAGCAGATTAGAATGCTCACTGATCTGGTCGAGCCAACTGGCTCGGTCGAGCATGCCACAGTGTGGGTCGAGCGGCTCATCAAAAAGTTCATAATGACTCCCACCTcatcatacacacacatacacacatccaCACACCATCAATTCTCATTATACACTATGCactcaaagtcacaccaaaaaaacccaacaaaaccacttttttttgaataaaattcaaACATCTATATCAAACAAAAGGTTGCACCTTGCCTATGTAGTATTCTGTGTTTTACTTGGGATCTTGGTAGAATTAGAAGTTTTGCTGAAGAGGAAGAAAAGATTGCAGAGATACtttaaagaagaagaaactgaATGGTTTCCAATTTCCAGCAAAAATTTAAAACTTCTacggtttttgttttttatcttttttgaaaCTAAATCTAAACAGTTTTTTCTCAATTGGATTGGACTGGCCCATATTAAgtcgtctcatcgtgagacggtCTTATTAAAGAATTTGTCTATGCCAAAACTTCTTTTGCACTATCTTGCTCCATTCGTTGTttaataaagcaaaaaaaacatGATCAACTTCTAGAATGCACATTTTATATGCACAAAATCAATAAAGACAAACTTGCTTTGATGATTTCCAAAGTCTTAAGCTTAATTTGGCCAAGAATTAACTTTTGGATTTAATCTCTACTTTCCCTACTCCTTACTGCATTTAGTAGAGTTTGAAAATACTTAGTCACACTAAGCGAAGTCTAGGTTGAATAAATTCAccaatcacaacaaatagataaataatagTTACTTTGCAAATTGCAAGTGTAGTAACTAACTAAACCAGAGAGTTAATATATtcaagtttattattattgtagttttTTAATACATTGTGAAAGTAAAGATGGAAGCCTCAACATATTTGAGGCCCTGTGCAATGGCATCACCTGGCTTTTGTATAAGAGTTGTCAAACCTTTTTCTAAGTTATAAATTTTCTTTAGTAATTGAGTTTTAACTTTCATTTGTGTATGCGTTGAAGAACGACATAAGTTGGCCCAAGTTATGAGCATCTTGTGTTCATGATTTTAAGGTCATGCATTcaatccttctcattttaaggTCATGACTTTTTCTTATTTGTCTCTCCCACACTAAGCACCACTCCTCAAATTCAGATTGAAGGACCTCTAACTCATATCTAGTAGAGAGCCATTTACCAATTACCATACCatcatttaaaaagtaaatgtcAACTAGATTTGCGTTGAGtatcttaaaattttttaattacctATTTTAGCCAATTAGACTCCCACCTAGCCTCCTAGATATAGCGCTGGTTGTCATTTATGCTTTTTGTCGTGCGTCAATATGAAGGAAAAGAGCTATATGAGTAGGCTTACGATGAAAGTGTACTGATAAAGATTTTAAAGTTCTCAGACTTGTTTTGTAAACAAATGCATATTGCATAGGAACAATGTCCTCTAGGACCCTTACGTTCCTATTTGTTTAGCAAAAAGATATAATATTATCAAGGGATAATGGAGAACAATGCTACGGGATACAAACTAGAATTTTTACTAGATTTGATATTTTGAGAGAACATTGAGATTTTAATTagattgagaaaaatatatttatttaatttgaagatgagttttttaaattctaaatgcCTTAGAAAACACTTGAACAAAATAAGCCAATGTTTGTGATTACATGGttgattttaaataataaacaaataaataaataactcacTAACTTGTGACTTTGAAGTGAATATGAGTAATTAgatgtaaaatttatttgagTTCAAGTCGAGATGGAAGACTTCAGTAGAGGCTCTATGCCTTTGTGGCCTTGTGGAGAGGCCTAATGAAAAGACCTAGGCAAATTGTTTGAATATTATTAGCggaaggaaaggaagggaagcAAAGGAGAAGAAAAAATAATGAGCTTTTCATCCACATTTTTCCGTGAAggaatttttccttttaattcccattcctttattttgttttcCTCCCCAATTGTTTATTCAAATGAATGAAGTCCCTTCATTTCCCTTCCCTTTCCCTATATTGCTTCCATTGTCTCGCATAATTCGTTTAAAAGCCAAAATGTTTATTTGATTTGAGTCCATCTTTTGGTTATCCGTATAGATCATAAGAAAGAAATCAtctgatcaaattaaaatgAGTCAAATCCTTTCACTTGTATACCCAATGTGCCCATTAAAACATGTATGTTCTTGATGATGATAGGTGAGCACCCCTTGGTTAATGTTGGGCTTTCTATGGGCTACAAGCCTACAAGGACCTTTGTATGGTTGGTACCAACTTAATGGAAACTTGTGCTAGGATTTATTCAACTATAACAATGAGCTCTGAACTAGAttttataacattaaaaaattatcttgATATAGTTTATGTTTTTGGTGTAATCTTTCTCAGTGCTGTGCTTTCCGTCCACTTATTGTTTATCTGTTAGCTGGTTCTACTACTTTTGTCGATGTTGGCGATAGGATATTTGGAAATCTTATCTTATGTAGTTATTGTTAGATGCTTCATATTACCCACATTACCTTATTGTGATCTTATTGTAAATGTTTTTGATCTTGCCGCGACCAATATATAGGCCCAGACATTCATGTGCATCATCCAACACCATCCTATGACTGGTTCCACAACTGTGACCGAAaccatatttttgcactatagGTATGGGAACTTGGAAGAATCTTATCTTAATGTCATTATCGGTTAAAAGTGCTAGAATATTTTTGTCAGGTCTGCAGTGCTTGTCATTCAAGGATAATTTTCTGTAAACTGAATTAATGACAGGAGGAATCATGACTTTTATGAATTTACAATTTGCATCTACCCACCGGATTGTTTCCCCTAGTCTTTGTGGCATTTATACTGATATTGTTAGTTGATTAGACGAGTTCAATGGGCAAATGCTCTCTGCACTGATTCTTCAATGTAATTCCTTTTCATAAGATGCTGTATGTCCAGTGGAAATGATTATGACATCTGGTTATATATTGGAAGTCGTTAGATTTTATGCAACACCAATACTTGTTATTTGATTATATTCATGAGAATAAATGTGGATTTTTTTGCTTCGAATTATGTCAAATAGGTCTCATTTTATAGAGTATAATTAATAGATACCTATTTTATATTTAAGCCATTACAAAATTGTAATGACTATTCTAAATTCTCAATCCTTCTAATACCTTGGTGTTCAACTCAAGGTTTTGAGACATTTTTCCTCCTCTCGCTTCTTTTGTCATTTCTTTAATGCACTTTTATACATTTTCTCTCTTTAACACCTTCCTTTGGTGTTGGGTAACTATCCTTTTAGTGTTATGTTACTTGGATTTTTATGTGAGCGTAGGACATGAGTAGGGAACGGAGGAACTCTACAATAATTTGTCCAGAAACTAAGTCTCTTAACCTGTTTTAAAGTGTCATGACTCACCAGTCAGTTCATGTTGTATCAAAGCATCTGATATGGCGATGAGGAGTGTCACAGTAGCTGAGTTTGTGTTCACTACTTTGATAAATGTTTGaacttcttttgattcattGTTCCACCTACAATTTCCAATTGCTACCACAACATTGTCAAGATATCCCAACATTCCGTACATATATAGAAACACCATGATGGACCAAAAACAGTTTTGTAGCCCTTACCACTTACCAGATTTATTGCATTGATCAAATTACTTATCTTGCGTAGATGTTGTGACACGTTTTCTGATTTCTTATAACGTTAGTTAGTGTAATTGTTGGAATATATATAGGATTAAAGGGTGTAGTGGTTTACCTGTAGACCGAGATGTTTTAGTTCGTGATAATCTAAAACTTAACATTAAATGAGAGTTTCACAGAATAGAAAGCATGATCGATACCTAAACCTAAGTCTTAGATAAATCAGTCCTCCAATATCTGTGACCCTCAATATTCCTACCCTGGTCGTATGTTTGGAAAAGAGCATGATTCTtgttaagaaaatgatgttgaTAATCAGGCCATATGAACCATCTTCTCTTCAGCATCCAATTTGATTATTTAACCATAAACAGACGGTAAATCCGACAATTAGCTGAAATTGAGGTCTGATTTGTAAGAACAAATTGAAGGATGAAGCAAATTGCAGTTAATTCTTTCATTGATTCCAATGTGATACTGTGTTGATTTACATAAAGAAAATCCTTGAGATGCTGTATATCGTAGAATGTTTTAGCAGCAAGATTTCTGTACATTGACATATAATCCATAACAAGTCAATTACTTAGCTTGCTGGCAAAAGTGGATCACTTAGTTTACTATCCTTACctattaataatgaaaatatcaTCCAGTAAACAATCCCGGCAGAGAAGAAACTGAAGAACCAAGCATTGTTGTAGATTGTCATGAATATTTCTGGAATTGAACCCAGGATCCCAACTTTCTGCAACAAACCTGGTATTACCGGAAAAATCCCAACAAGTAAAGCTAGAAGTGCTGCCAAATTATACCCTCCTGTGTAATAATAGGCTCCATTTTTTTTCAATGTGTATAAATGTTCTACATTGAGCTTCATTTTCTTAATGAGATAGTAGTCTGTGAGTATTATGCCCCCTATTGGACCCATCAGTGCAGAGTAGCCTACAAGCCAAGTATACACAAAACTCTCACTAGATTGTAGTAATCGCCATGGTTGAAAGGCAATGCCTAAAGATGCTGTTAGAAGAGCTCCTTTCCAAAATGTGAACTTTGATGGACTGAGATTAACAAGCGCATTTGCAGGTGCAACAACATTTGCAGCAATATTGGTGGTGATTGTGGCGAGGCTGATTCCAAATATGGCTAGGATTATTGTGGTGACTCCCCCGATCTCACCGAGTAGCTGGATGGGATTTGATATCACACGGCCGAAGATCACTTTGGTTGAAGAAGTCACTGCCAAACCAACAAAAGTGAATGCGCCCATGAAAACTGGTAAGCCAACTTGACCTATGATCTGATCCTTCTGGCTCTTGGCATACCTAGTAATATATAACTATTTCTCAGTGAAAAAGTTTGAATTGTTAAATATACACCTGATACTATTGCATTGTAAGTTAAATCATTTATGCTTTGAATTGTAAGAACCTTGTTTCAACCTACAGCACATGggagttaattattattatgctaATCTTGTTAATACTTTAATGACTCTGTTTTAGTAAGATGCTACCTTAATGCTCTCTATTTTCACCCGTAAATTCCTTAGAAGGCATATATGACATGttatatatgcatatgtatGGGGTTTGAAAGTAATGCAGCTCCCAGGTTTGCCAACGATAGTTAAATTCAGCTAGGAATGCTCCCACATGATGGGTGAGCCAATTGACCAGTAACTTCATATTTTGACTTTTATAGACATAAAATGTGAAACTATGCTGAAAGAACATGCTATAAACTAGAAGCTCACATACAGTTTGAAAATTTCAGGACAATTTTAATGTTAGTCGATTTGTTACCTCCGTAATTTGTTAGATTCAATAGTAGTGAGACCCTCATTTTCATATGCAGTCAAAGGCTCAAAGCTTTAGCTTAATGTCAAATAACCACATTTCATTACCCAAGTCACTCCCATCTAATTCCCGCCTAGGCGGAATTGAGGGTCGTTGTAGGCAATTGTATACTTGTGCAAAGAGGTTGTTTTAGATTGAACACGGATTACAAAAGGCTTATTTTGTATGTAAATACAAATTTGAGTTCATCTAATCATTTTGGCGTTTGACATACCTTGTAAAATCAGGGATATTGAGCGCCAGAGTTGCCCAGAAACTTATATTTGCTGTAAGAGCCGGGAAGAAGATGGAGCAGAACTGAGACGCTGAAAGGCGAGAAGATAAAGAAAGCATATGACCAAATCCACCAGCAGTAACATAAGCCCAGGTAAGAAGACAAGATGTAAGAGCAATCAAAATTGGAGCTGAAAATTTCTCAAGCACTCGTATGCCTTCCATTCCTTTCCAAACAATTGCTAATTGAGCCAACCAAAATGCAATAAAACAAGAGAATTCAAGTGGGGAAGTTCCTAACCACGGTAAAATTTGCGATAGACTTGATTGTTTAATTGAATTTGgcaataatagaaatatagccTCTCCACCAATCCATGTCTCAATACCATACCATCCACAGCCAACTAATGCTCTTAACAGTGTAGGAACATGGGCACCTCTTATACCAAACGACGATCGAGTCAGCACCGGGAATGAGATTCCATACCGTGCACCTGGCTCACCTGTGAGGACTAATGGGACTAGCAAGATCAAATTGGCTGCCACAACTGTAGCTATGCCTTGCCACCATGCCATTCCAAGATCAACAAGACTACCAGCAAGGTAATATGATGGAACCCCTACAACTAACCCAATCCAAAGACTGGCCATTTCCCAGCCAGAAAATGTGCGTTGACTTTGAGTAGTTGGTTTAAGATCATCATTGATAAGTGTAGGATCAGATTCAAATTCATCTGCTTGGTAATTTGATATGGGTTTAATTGATGCCATTAAAGTACTAGAGGGAGTAGAGCATTTTCTGTGAAGGGGAGTTGATGAGAGACCAAGATTATGGTAATTTTGTGTGGTAATCAATTTGTTGCTGGTAGTTAAATTAGTTGGAAAGTTGAAGGATTTTCTGGGTTTTAGAGTGTGAGAATATGAAAGTGAAGTTTTAAGGTAGGGATGAAAATGGAGACCCAGATAGTTCGACTCCATGATTATGATGGTGCCGGAAAAAAAAGGTTTTGAAAGGTAGGGTAAAAGAAGCCAAGTTAATGTATGGCTTTGTTTGTGTTTGGGATAGATGATGATTGATGACGATGAGTGGTTGTTTCTGCAAGAATTGTCACTTTCATGCAAATGAAAGCTATGGGGGTTGATTGAGAATGATTGCCCAATAAGAAAGGTTGAGTATATGGCTAGTAGTACTTGGTTGTGGTTCCATTTGTCAAATTATTCTTCATCCAGATTAGCACAGCTAAATTAGAATCATAATCTTTATTGTTTGATTTAGTTTGGATTGATGAGGGGATAACAATTCAAATTGTGAAGGTTAAGACTTTGgaaataattgatttttaaatgattaaataagGTAAAGGATGAAGGATTTTTATAATAGCGTATGCTTCTATTTTATTAATgtgtactttttatttatgtgaagatGTACATGTTTATTACCACAGTCAATTGGAAACCATATCTTTGTCAGTgatttaatattatttctaaCAATGACAAGGTACGTAAATCTGACCCTCTTGAATCCTACCTTAGGTGGGAGTCATTTAATAATATTTGGATAATGaaatattatgttattattgttattggaaTATAAGACAAAAAAGGTAGTATAAAAAAATGTGTAATACTCCTatgaaatgaaaagataaatgaagAGATATAAGTAGAATAAAGAAATGTGGgccatataaaaaaataaaaaatcaaaatatagcaaaattaatAATGTGAATAGCATCTGAAGTTTCAAGGTAATAAACAATTTTGTTGAGATCATGAGTTCATTGGAAAACAAGTACAAAATGGTATGGAACAGCAATCTCAATGTGCAATTATATTCGAGGATTTAAGTTTCAACTCAAAGTTGTATCCACTCTTTTGGTTTTTGATACTCAATAATTGATaataagaatttattttatagtGATAAAATTTTAATCCTTAAATAAGACTTGTTTCTATATTTCCTTTAAATACTTTCCAAATGGTGATATTAAAAGTGTTTATTTAAGTTATTGGGATAATTTTGAGTTGGGTATTTTGAGTTGAATTAAAATTGAGTCTTgtgtttatattgattcttttataattttaaatttatttttaattcaaatcaaataaggTTTGATAAATGTCAAATTATCAGTTTTGTTTTAAACATATTTGGGTTATACATTGAAATTTGTAATCAATTTTGTTAAGAAAACCGACATTATTAAAATAGAACAAAATAAGAATAATCATTAAACttgtaaaaatttttttttatcataataacATCTTTTCTTTACCAATATCTTTCTATATAGACAATTAAATACCAAATAAAAAGATAGATAGAGAAATTGACTATTCACAGCACTTCATTTACCATTTTCAAAAACCTTAGAATTTTATCTTCAAAAGAAATGTTTCGACAACTACAACTGAAACTTGAATCCCcacaatttcattttattttaattcttttactctgcaacattttatattttaattaatgtcttcaaatttttttttattctttttcatatttcTTTCCTcacttttaattctaactacaCAATTTATATAATGTTTATTTTACTTGATTGATATTGATTTAActggtttttttaattataattgatttttactaattgaaattgattcacaaattttatctatttataCTGGTTGTAactaatttttagttatacatTATAACTGAGTTTTATTTACTGTAATTGTTTTTTGTGATTAAAATGATTTTACTGATTACTTTTTTAAGGTTAATTAAACAAGATTTTAGTGatctttactaattttttaatatttgtgtcaattattagtattataattTCTCAGGGAATAAAAACATAATGTGTAACGTTTACACTTGTCACGTTTCTTACCACAATTTGGGAACTCTTTTTTCTTTATAGAGGTACACTATTTTTTATACGTTTATTGATTTCACAACTACTTATTCGCCAAAATGTTCATGGTCTTATTAAATtcgtcaaaataataatttttttgtacgCACGATATGAATACGGTGGAAAATATAAATGTGAATTTTACTTTTTGTGACCAACAAACATTTTATGactaatgaataaatgatatcTAAAGATTAGTTCATTCcaaaatatatatctaaattttaatattaccagggatttaatttttgttaaatattaGCGCTCATATTTTTCTCAAGGCATAGAAATAGAATCCATAACTAACCTtttattataactataattaagAATTATACCTAAAATGACTACAGATTTACGATTTACATGAGGGGTATAAATACGTTAATTTAAACAGTTGTGccaaatataaatttatgttttttcaaaattaccaAAATTCAAGAATCACGAGTTCCCCTATTGTTGAAGGTTATCCATtttaataatgtaaaaaaagttttattttaCGTCATactgaaattaaaaataaaatttaccaaaatttataattctagtcttacaaatataatataaatattaaatggcAGTTAGCGGGTATATATAATACTTCCTGCTTTAAATGTTCTATTTGTTTTggacacaaatattaaaaaatgagGTGACAACCTAAAATAGTAAAAAGCTATAAATTCGATTACTCaatcgggttttgggtcggattcTATCGGGTTCGGATATTCTCGGGTTCAAATTTTTTCAGGTAATTTAAAGCTTTGAATCGAGTAGATTCGATTACAGGTCTAATCGGGTACAGGTTTTTATCGGGTTAATACCACAATGGGTTGGTTTTGGTTTCGGATCGGGACAACTTCAGTTTGGATTTGTATCGGGTTCAGTTGACACAATTCGAATATAGATTGGTTATACTGCAGGTCGAATCGAGTTTGGTTAGACTATGGGTCGACTCATTTTTCGTTTTAGGTTAACATCAAGTCAATTTAttttgtaacaacccgacttaccgttgactaagTAAACAAGGTCATCACGGGTTTTACTTCCCAAAAACTCAAATCTCAATCCCAAAACTTGCGCAAATGAGTCTTTAGTTCTAAATCATAGCTAAatcagctaattctcaatccaaacatctatctaatttataaagtaatcataaaagtctcTATAAAAGTCCAATATAACCCATACTGTCTAGACTAATATACAATTACCAAAGCCTAttacaaaactacaaaaattctaacgtgctcagctcaatataataTCCTTGGAACTCTAATCAACtcctaacccatcgttcccgattTCCGATCGGTTTCGATctg
The sequence above is drawn from the Amaranthus tricolor cultivar Red isolate AtriRed21 chromosome 5, ASM2621246v1, whole genome shotgun sequence genome and encodes:
- the LOC130814202 gene encoding purine-uracil permease NCS1, encoding MESNYLGLHFHPYLKTSLSYSHTLKPRKSFNFPTNLTTSNKLITTQNYHNLGLSSTPLHRKCSTPSSTLMASIKPISNYQADEFESDPTLINDDLKPTTQSQRTFSGWEMASLWIGLVVGVPSYYLAGSLVDLGMAWWQGIATVVAANLILLVPLVLTGEPGARYGISFPVLTRSSFGIRGAHVPTLLRALVGCGWYGIETWIGGEAIFLLLPNSIKQSSLSQILPWLGTSPLEFSCFIAFWLAQLAIVWKGMEGIRVLEKFSAPILIALTSCLLTWAYVTAGGFGHMLSLSSRLSASQFCSIFFPALTANISFWATLALNIPDFTRYAKSQKDQIIGQVGLPVFMGAFTFVGLAVTSSTKVIFGRVISNPIQLLGEIGGVTTIILAIFGISLATITTNIAANVVAPANALVNLSPSKFTFWKGALLTASLGIAFQPWRLLQSSESFVYTWLVGYSALMGPIGGIILTDYYLIKKMKLNVEHLYTLKKNGAYYYTGGYNLAALLALLVGIFPVIPGLLQKVGILGSIPEIFMTIYNNAWFFSFFSAGIVYWMIFSLLIGKDSKLSDPLLPAS